One stretch of Rattus norvegicus strain BN/NHsdMcwi chromosome 12, GRCr8, whole genome shotgun sequence DNA includes these proteins:
- the Abhd11 gene encoding sn-1-specific diacylglycerol lipase ABHD11 isoform X1 gives MFCWARAWRVPRGTIGASSPRSSAVPVTFSSSRSSGQGNADPRPLPLSYNLLDGDATLPAIVLLHGLFGSKSNFNSLAKALVQRTGRRVLTVDARNHGDSPHSPDASYEAMSQDLQGLLPQLGLVPSVLVGHSMGGKTAMLLALQRPDVVERLVVVDISPAGTTPGSYLGNFIAAMKAVDIPENIPHSRARKLADEQLSSVVKISPQEASVRQFLLTNLVEVNGRFSWRVNLDALAQQLDKILTFPQQLESYPGSTLFLLGGNSPYVPPSHHSAIRRLFPQTQIQTVPNAGHWVHSDKPQDFMDAVISFLA, from the exons ATGTTCTGCTGGGCGCGAGCTTGGAGGGTCCCCCGTGGGACAATCGGTGCCTCCTCTCCCAGGAGTTCGGCGGTTCCTGTCACGTTCAGTAGCAGCCGCAGTAGTGGCCAAGGAAACGCTGATCCGAG GCCGCTGCCGCTGTCCTATAATCTTCTAGATGGAGACGCGACACTCCCAGCCATCGTCCTTTTGCATGGACTCTTCGGCAGCAAAAGCAACTTCAACTCCCTCGCCAAGGCGTTGGTTCAGAGGACCGGCAGGAGG GTGCTGACAGTGGATGCTCGGAATCATGGTGACAGTCCCCACAGTCCAGATGCAAGCTATGAGGCCATGAGTCAGGACCTCCAGGGCCTCCTCCCCCAGCTGGGCCTGGTGCCCAGTGTCCTCGTTGGCCACAGCATGGGAGGAAAGACAGCCATGCTACTGGCACTGCAGAGG CCAGATGTTGTGGAACGACTGGTTGTCGTAGACATAAGCCCAGCAGGAACCACACCGGGATCATACCTCGGAAACTTCATAGCAGCCATGAAGGCCGTTGATATCCCAGAGAACATACCGCACTCCCGGGCCCGAAAACTGGCGGATGAGCAGCTTAGCTCGGTTGTCAAG ATCTCCCCACAGGAAGCGAGCGTTCGGCAGTTCCTGCTCACTAACCTGGTGGAGGTGAATGGGCGCTTCTCCTGGAGAGTGAACTTGGATGCCTTAGCTCAGCAGTTGGACAAGATTTTGACCTTCCCACAGCAACTTGAATCCTACCCGGGGTCAACTCTCTTTCTGCTTGGTGGAAATTCTCCCTACGTACC ACCCAGCCACCACTCAGCGATTAGGCGGCTCTTCCCTCAAACCCAGATTCAGACTGTGCCTAATGCTGGCCACTGGGTCCACAGCGACAAACCCCAAGACTTCATGGATGCTGTCATCAGCTTCTTGGCTTAA
- the Abhd11 gene encoding protein ABHD11, which produces MFCWARAWRVPRGTIGASSPRSSAVPVTFSSSRSSGQGNADPRPLPLSYNLLDGDATLPAIVLLHGLFGSKSNFNSLAKALVQRTGRRVLTVDARNHGDSPHSPDASYEAMSQDLQGLLPQLGLVPSVLVGHSMGGKTAMLLALQRPDVVERLVVVDISPAGTTPGSYLGNFIAAMKAVDIPENIPHSRARKLADEQLSSVVKEASVRQFLLTNLVEVNGRFSWRVNLDALAQQLDKILTFPQQLESYPGSTLFLLGGNSPYVPPSHHSAIRRLFPQTQIQTVPNAGHWVHSDKPQDFMDAVISFLA; this is translated from the exons ATGTTCTGCTGGGCGCGAGCTTGGAGGGTCCCCCGTGGGACAATCGGTGCCTCCTCTCCCAGGAGTTCGGCGGTTCCTGTCACGTTCAGTAGCAGCCGCAGTAGTGGCCAAGGAAACGCTGATCCGAG GCCGCTGCCGCTGTCCTATAATCTTCTAGATGGAGACGCGACACTCCCAGCCATCGTCCTTTTGCATGGACTCTTCGGCAGCAAAAGCAACTTCAACTCCCTCGCCAAGGCGTTGGTTCAGAGGACCGGCAGGAGG GTGCTGACAGTGGATGCTCGGAATCATGGTGACAGTCCCCACAGTCCAGATGCAAGCTATGAGGCCATGAGTCAGGACCTCCAGGGCCTCCTCCCCCAGCTGGGCCTGGTGCCCAGTGTCCTCGTTGGCCACAGCATGGGAGGAAAGACAGCCATGCTACTGGCACTGCAGAGG CCAGATGTTGTGGAACGACTGGTTGTCGTAGACATAAGCCCAGCAGGAACCACACCGGGATCATACCTCGGAAACTTCATAGCAGCCATGAAGGCCGTTGATATCCCAGAGAACATACCGCACTCCCGGGCCCGAAAACTGGCGGATGAGCAGCTTAGCTCGGTTGTCAAG GAAGCGAGCGTTCGGCAGTTCCTGCTCACTAACCTGGTGGAGGTGAATGGGCGCTTCTCCTGGAGAGTGAACTTGGATGCCTTAGCTCAGCAGTTGGACAAGATTTTGACCTTCCCACAGCAACTTGAATCCTACCCGGGGTCAACTCTCTTTCTGCTTGGTGGAAATTCTCCCTACGTACC ACCCAGCCACCACTCAGCGATTAGGCGGCTCTTCCCTCAAACCCAGATTCAGACTGTGCCTAATGCTGGCCACTGGGTCCACAGCGACAAACCCCAAGACTTCATGGATGCTGTCATCAGCTTCTTGGCTTAA
- the Abhd11 gene encoding sn-1-specific diacylglycerol lipase ABHD11 isoform X2: MFCWARAWRVPRGTIGASSPRSSAVPVTFSSSRSSGQGNADPRPLPLSYNLLDGDATLPAIVLLHGLFGSKSNFNSLAKALVQRTGRRVLTVDARNHGDSPHSPDASYEAMSQDLQGLLPQLGLVPSVLVGHSMGGKTAMLLALQRVPETLLEARRVCLGPALF; encoded by the exons ATGTTCTGCTGGGCGCGAGCTTGGAGGGTCCCCCGTGGGACAATCGGTGCCTCCTCTCCCAGGAGTTCGGCGGTTCCTGTCACGTTCAGTAGCAGCCGCAGTAGTGGCCAAGGAAACGCTGATCCGAG GCCGCTGCCGCTGTCCTATAATCTTCTAGATGGAGACGCGACACTCCCAGCCATCGTCCTTTTGCATGGACTCTTCGGCAGCAAAAGCAACTTCAACTCCCTCGCCAAGGCGTTGGTTCAGAGGACCGGCAGGAGG GTGCTGACAGTGGATGCTCGGAATCATGGTGACAGTCCCCACAGTCCAGATGCAAGCTATGAGGCCATGAGTCAGGACCTCCAGGGCCTCCTCCCCCAGCTGGGCCTGGTGCCCAGTGTCCTCGTTGGCCACAGCATGGGAGGAAAGACAGCCATGCTACTGGCACTGCAGAGG GTTCCAGAAACTCTGCTGGAGGCTCGGAGAGTTTGCCTGGGACCCGCTCTGTTCTGA